CGGAGGGGTGTGCCTTTTCCCTGTGCTGATGGTGCCAGTAGCCGCCGCTCGTGACTGCCTCCGGGTCGTCGCTGGTGGCAAGCCATTCCTGGGTGAGGTGACCGAGCCGCAGGTCGTCCGGAGCGCCGGCGCCGCCCATTCTGGTGGGGACCCAGCCGGGGTCCACTGAGTTGGTCAGAACGTCCGGCCACAGCCGGGCAATGGCTGCGGCAAGGGTGGTGATGTAGAGCTTGCTGTCGGAATAGGAGACGCTTTGGGGATGCACACCCTCACCGATGGCGGCAAGGGAGGCGCGGCCGCCGCGATGCATGCCGCTGCTGAGGTAGATCAGCCGGCGAGGGCGATGGATGAGGGCGGTCAGAAGATATGGGGCGACGACGTTGACCTGGAAGATGTGCGGGCCGTGGAGCACGCCCGCGTTATGAATCACCGCGTCCACCGGCCCGCTCCGGTTCACTTGGCGGGCGAGGTCGCGTGTTTGCTCGATGTCTGACAGATCGCCGACGGCGCCGAGGGCGAGGAGATCCCGTATCACGGCCAGCCGTTGGACGTTCCGTGCGTGCACGATGACGTGGTGGCCCTTGTCGAGGAGGGACTGCGCGGCAGACCGTCCAAGTCCGTCGGTTGAGCCAGTGATAAAGATGCGTGCCATCGCCCCTCCTGCGTCGGATAGATGGTCTCCAACGATAATGCCAACGGGTCAAGGCACAATGGAAGGCATGACCCTTACGACCTTCGCCCTTGTCCGCCATGGCCAGACTGACTGGAATGCGCAGCGCAGGCTGCAGGGATCCACGGACATTCCGCTCAACGACGTCGGCCGCGGACAGGCGCGCGACGCCGCCGCCGCCCTGTCCGGCCACGAGTGGGACGCGATCGTATCCTCGCCGCTGAGCCGTGCCGCGGAAACCGCCAGCCTGATTGCCGACGGGCTGGGCCTCAGCGTGGCCCGGCACGTGCCGGAACTCACCGAGCGCAGCTTCGGGCAGGCGGAGGG
Above is a window of Arthrobacter sp. FB24 DNA encoding:
- a CDS encoding SDR family NAD(P)-dependent oxidoreductase, which codes for MARIFITGSTDGLGRSAAQSLLDKGHHVIVHARNVQRLAVIRDLLALGAVGDLSDIEQTRDLARQVNRSGPVDAVIHNAGVLHGPHIFQVNVVAPYLLTALIHRPRRLIYLSSGMHRGGRASLAAIGEGVHPQSVSYSDSKLYITTLAAAIARLWPDVLTNSVDPGWVPTRMGGAGAPDDLRLGHLTQEWLATSDDPEAVTSGGYWHHQHREKAHPSANDQRFQAELLNLLARLTGESLT